ATATGACCGCCCGTTCGGATAAGCATTCTGCGGAAGCTCGATGGCAACGCATTCTGCGCCGGCCACACGGTATCCGGGGGTGCAATCCCAGCCGCCGTCATAGTTCCGGGCGACGGCATTCTCGGGCACCGTTCCGGTGCCGTCCTGCGCAAGGGCCGGAAATGCCAGCGAGGCGACCATGCCCACCGCAAGGATCACCGCCATCCAGGGGCTCGTCCCCGGGATCCGTAGCCCGGCAGTCGCGATGAAACCGTTCATGCGTTTTCCCCCGTGACGTCCGGGCGCCGGGGCGAGGCTGCAACGCCAGGCGCGGCCGGGCAGGCCCGCGCGAGGTCCCGGTCCGACGCAGGGACGCCGGACAGGGCCGCCCGGCCGGCCCGGGTGAAGCCGCCGGTGGCGAGGATCGCCGCAGCGATCACAGCGCCATAGATGCCGGGTTCGAGCCATTCGAGCATGCCCATCGAGATATCCTCCTGCGGAGAAAGCGCCGCCTCGCTGTGAAAGCCTGTCCGGGTCGCAGTCCGCTGCCGGCACAGCGCGGTCTCTGTCATATGGCCAAGGGCCCGCGGTTACGCAGCCAGTCGATCCGAACGGCCTGCCGAGCGCTGACGCGTCCGGCGTTTCTGCGGAGTTTTCGGCGCAGCCTTCATCGCCTCCCAGGGACGGCCACCGGCAATCTCGACACGGGTGCCAAGCACCTTCTCGATGGCCTTGAGTTCCGCCACTTCATCGGCGGCGCAGAAGGCAATCGCGCGGCCGCTATGGCCTGCCCGGGCCGTCCGCCCGATCCGGTGCACGTAGTTCTCGGGCACGTTCGGCAGGTCGTAATTGTAGACATGCCCCACATCCGGGATGTCGATCCCGCGGGCCGCGACATCCGTCGCGACCAGCACACGCACCGATCCCGCCTTGAAGGCCGCGATGGCCCGGTCCCGTTGCCCCTGGCTCTTGTTGCCGTGGATCGAGGTCGCCGCGAACCCCGCCTTATCGAGATGCTTCATCAACCGCTCGGCCCCATGCTTGGTGCGCGAAAAGACCAGCGCCCGGTCGTCGCGATGCCCGCGCAGCAATTCGATCAGCAGATCCTGCTTCCGCTCCTTGGCGACGAAATGCACCGAATGGCTGACCTTGTCGGCGACCTTGCCCGGCGGCGAGACCTCGACACGGACGGGCTTGTCCAGATAGTCGCGGGACAATTCCGCCATCGCCTTCGGCATCGTGGCCGAGAACATCATGGTCTGCCTGTCCTTGCTCAGCTTCGGCGCGATGCGGCGCAGCGCATGGATGAAGCCGATATCGAGCATCTGGTCGGCCTCGTCGAGAACCAGAAACCGTGTCCGGCCAAGATCGATGGCCCGGCGATCCATCAGGTCGATCAACCGGCCCGGCGTCGCGACGAGGATATCGGTGCCGCGCGCAAGCTTCTCGGCCTGCACGTTGATCGACTTGCCGCCGACGACAAGCGTGATGCGCAGATCGGCCGTCATGCCCTGAAGGCTCTGGACGATCTGGCCTGCCAGTTCCCGCGTGGGCGCAAGCACCAATCCGCGGGCCGAATGCGGCGCGGGACGCTCCTGCTGTTTCGACAGCGCCACGATCAGCGGGATGCCGAAGGCGGCAGTCTTGCCGGTCCCGGTCTGGGCGATCCCCAAAATGTCGTGGCCCTGCAGCGCCTGCGGGATGGCCTTTTCCTGAATGGGGGTCGGTTTGGTCAGCCCCAGCGCGCCGAGCCGCGAGACCATGCGGGCATTGAGCCCGAGTTCGGTGAACGTCATGTCAATCCTTGGCCGGACCTTGCGTCCGGCGTCACCGACACGCGCCAATGCGTGGTCGGTCGGGGTGCACCCGGGGCGAACACTCCGACACCGCATTGTGCCCGGAGCCGCCTTGGGCGGCGTCCCCCCTTCGTGATATGGGAAAACGATGCGTCACGGCCGGGGGCGGGAGCAATCCCGCCTGCTCACGCGGCAGAGCGATAACGCAATTCAGATATGGGGAGCCGTCGATGGCATTTCAATGTCGCCCCGCCCCGAACGGCAGCCTAGGGACAAATTTCGCGATATGGCGCAACACCCCTTGTATGTCTCGACCGGAAGGCGCATGTTGGTCAGGTAATCGTTGTTCGCTTCGAACCTCTGCTTCCGTTCATCCGGCTTTCAGTTGATCGATTCAGTCTGACTTTGCCGGGCTGCCGCATCCTGCGGGCAGCACATGAACAGGAGACTACGGATATGGCCAATGGCACCGTGAAATTTTTCAATACCCAAAAAGGCTTCGGCTTCATCGAAACCGAGACCGGCGGCAAGGACGTCTTCGTCCACATCTCTGCGGTCGAACGCGCCGGCCTGACCGGCCTGTCGGACGCCCAGAAGGTGACCTTCGACGTGGAAACCGGCCGCGATGGTCGCGAAAGCGCGACCAACCTCGCCCTGGCGTGAACGAACCTGGACGTTGGGCGCACCATGCGCCCAACGTTCGCCCAGGCTGCACAGGCCCTGAACCGGTCGGGGCTGTGGACGCGCCCACCTGAGCGGCGTTAACAGCAAGTGGAAGCACAGGCATGACCGGCGCGCCTTGGTGGCCCCGTCCTGCCCCTGCTCCGCCCCGGCTGTCTCAGCCATGCCATTCAAGCCCGGCGCATGATATGCCGGTCTGCCAAAGCCCTGCTCGACGCCACCGAAGCGGATGCTTCCTGTCCTTATGCTCCCGCATGCCGGTCGTGGCCGCTCGCTTCGCGGTCACATCTGACGGCATGGCCCTCGCAGCCCTATCGACGACGCAGGATTGACGGGGCAAATCGCCTTCAACATGTTGCGGTCAGGCGGTTTCTTAGGCCTGAGGCATATCCCGGCCGATATGTTCGCCGCGACTACCCTCTGGCTGTCGACCTTCACCGTCCCGGCGGCATTCTCGTCGGCGCGTCGTTCAGCCTCGACCCGATCCGGATCACGGCGACATTCACACTGAATTTCACCCTCCGGTCCCGCAATACGCGGATCGCCTGACCGGGCCTTGCGGCCCCGGCACGTCCGTTTCCGCCCACCAACCCCAAGGAGCCCAAGCATGTCCATCAACGGTTCGACCAGACACGCGAACGCCGTCCGTGACCCGTTCAGGAGCATGTCGAAGGCCAAGAAACCGACCAAGAAGCCGAAGGAAGCGCCCGCCATTCAGCTCGGCGAGCACAGCCGCTACCAGATCAAGTCGGGCTGGCTTGCGGGAACCTTCGTTGCGCGGGCCTTTCCGAAACCACCGACAAAGGCACGCGGCATGATCGCCGAGGCGACCGGCGCGACGGAAGAAGCGGCGATCACCGCGCTGCACGAGATCATCGACGCTCGCGAAGATCGAAGGACGGACGAGCGGCGCAAGGACACGCAAAACGGCGTCGACGTCCCGAGCGTCGAAGAATATGTCGAAGCGATCCGCCAGATCGCCCTGTCCGGCCCGCAATGCGCCATGCTGACAGCCCTCTCGCTGGCCGAGGAGGACGGACTGAAGG
The genomic region above belongs to Rhodovulum sulfidophilum DSM 1374 and contains:
- a CDS encoding DEAD/DEAH box helicase, whose product is MTFTELGLNARMVSRLGALGLTKPTPIQEKAIPQALQGHDILGIAQTGTGKTAAFGIPLIVALSKQQERPAPHSARGLVLAPTRELAGQIVQSLQGMTADLRITLVVGGKSINVQAEKLARGTDILVATPGRLIDLMDRRAIDLGRTRFLVLDEADQMLDIGFIHALRRIAPKLSKDRQTMMFSATMPKAMAELSRDYLDKPVRVEVSPPGKVADKVSHSVHFVAKERKQDLLIELLRGHRDDRALVFSRTKHGAERLMKHLDKAGFAATSIHGNKSQGQRDRAIAAFKAGSVRVLVATDVAARGIDIPDVGHVYNYDLPNVPENYVHRIGRTARAGHSGRAIAFCAADEVAELKAIEKVLGTRVEIAGGRPWEAMKAAPKTPQKRRTRQRSAGRSDRLAA
- a CDS encoding cold-shock protein; the encoded protein is MANGTVKFFNTQKGFGFIETETGGKDVFVHISAVERAGLTGLSDAQKVTFDVETGRDGRESATNLALA